The window CGTTCATCTCGCCATTCAATTTTGCTGCCTTCCTCGTCTGCTTCTTTCCTTGCAAGCAGGGGTGCGGCCTTCGCCGCGGAAATCCCCAGTACAATTATTCCTACTGTGGCCAGAATACCGGATTGCATAGGTTTTTCTGAAAACAACCCCAATAGCAGTAGAATCATGCCTGTTGAAGATAGTAAAACATAGATTCCGATACGTTTCATCACAGTTCCGGTTCCTCCTCATAGATAAAAATATCCTCAATGGATAAGTTAAAATATCGGGCTATTTTAAATGCTAGTATTATCGATGGATTGTAGCGCCCGTTTTCCAGGGATCCGATAGTCTGACGAGAAACCCGGAGTGCTGCCGCCAATTGTTCCTGCCGTATGCCCCTGGATTTTCTTATTTCCTCCAACTTGTTTTTCAAATCTATTGACTCCTATCAATGTGTAAGGTTAACTTTCCATCCCAATATATATAATATTTGAAACTTTGTCAAGTGTGCTTTCCATAAAAATATAAATTAGAATATAATTTTGTAAAGCATACTTTACATTCTCTAAATAAATTTGGTATAATTTTAGATATATAATCACCAGGAAGGGTGAACTAATGATTCCATTAATTAAGTTGAAAAATAAAATTTTTTATAATGAACTATTTTCTAACTTACTCTTTGTAGCCATAATTGCTTCATATATACTGCTCAAAGCCATCAGCAATTTAGCCTACGGTGCATCCTATTTCATAGCATTTCGCAGCGGTATCATGGGTGCCGTGATGTATGTTGCGGGAATGTATACAGTCAACCTAGCCTCAAATAACAGCGACGAAAATAAGCAAACCTTTCTAATTGATATGAGGATAGCAAAAAAAGGATTGGTTACTTCTGCAGTTTATTTTTTATTCCTTTTTACAACAATAATAGACAATCTTCAAAGAAAAGACATTCTTTCCGGGCTCCCAATACTTTCTTACCTGCCGGGGTACGACCATCTGATATCCATTATAGGAAGACTCTCACAATCCATTTCAGATATCACAAGTTTCATACTACCGGAACAAATTAGGAACATAATCCTTGGTAATCTGTTTTATGTACTTATACCATTTATTTTATTTAAGCTGCTGGGTTATCAGTTTAAAGACCTTTTTTCACTAAGATACGCAAGAGCAAGCTGGCCTATTCTCAGTATATATTTAGTTATGTTTTTCTCTAGTGGTATTACCATTAAAAAAATCTGGGGTTTTGTTTATAGCCTTCTTTACCCCGCATTATGCGAGGAATTCTTTCATAGAGGAATTATATTCCGTTCCGCGAACAACATTTTCAGAAAAGTTCCTATTGCATTATTAGTAGGTACCATCGCCTTCAGTCTAGTGCATTTCCCGGATTATTTCTTCAGGATTTATAATGGTAACTTATTACTCTCCTTTTCTAATATTGCAGATTTATTTCTGTTTGGTATTTTTATGGCATATGGATATCAAAAAACTGGAACACTTTTACCCTGGATATTGATACACGCTTTGTCTGATGCGTTATATCTTTAATATAAATAAAATGGGGTAAGCTTGAATAATTCGCACGATCCTATTTTTCTAACTCTGCCGTTTAATCCACTCAATACCTTTCAGTTGCAATAGGGTAAAGACATACATCACGATTTCAAAAATAGCAGTGGTATCAACTTCAAAGTTATGGAAATTCAAGCCAGCCCATAAGGTGTTGAGCCTGAATAAGCAATCTGGAGGGAATCCAGGATAGAATATCAAATAATCCACCTGTAAAATGCAGACCAAAGGCTATATGCTATCCCCAAAAAGGACCAACACT is drawn from Clostridiaceae bacterium and contains these coding sequences:
- a CDS encoding CPBP family intramembrane metalloprotease, whose amino-acid sequence is MIPLIKLKNKIFYNELFSNLLFVAIIASYILLKAISNLAYGASYFIAFRSGIMGAVMYVAGMYTVNLASNNSDENKQTFLIDMRIAKKGLVTSAVYFLFLFTTIIDNLQRKDILSGLPILSYLPGYDHLISIIGRLSQSISDITSFILPEQIRNIILGNLFYVLIPFILFKLLGYQFKDLFSLRYARASWPILSIYLVMFFSSGITIKKIWGFVYSLLYPALCEEFFHRGIIFRSANNIFRKVPIALLVGTIAFSLVHFPDYFFRIYNGNLLLSFSNIADLFLFGIFMAYGYQKTGTLLPWILIHALSDALYL
- a CDS encoding helix-turn-helix transcriptional regulator, translating into MKNKLEEIRKSRGIRQEQLAAALRVSRQTIGSLENGRYNPSIILAFKIARYFNLSIEDIFIYEEEPEL